A window of Clostridium sp. Marseille-P299 contains these coding sequences:
- a CDS encoding GyrI-like domain-containing protein codes for MTTDIVCKEKFSVIGKLGEGDATKGSDWIPYLWEQANGNFHEISLLAKKDENGIPTGIWGAMSDAKEWLLPWKERGKYLAGCEVYDDSVAPIGWVKWTIPSYKYIVTKCSEEIYGEIFGEMIHSYLPSNNYQLVGAVHEFYSPLIKDGFYLYFPIEKL; via the coding sequence ATGACGACTGACATAGTATGTAAAGAAAAGTTCTCAGTAATTGGTAAGCTAGGTGAAGGAGATGCTACAAAAGGAAGCGACTGGATCCCTTATTTATGGGAACAAGCAAATGGGAATTTCCATGAAATTAGTTTATTAGCAAAAAAAGATGAAAACGGAATACCGACTGGTATTTGGGGAGCTATGAGTGATGCGAAGGAATGGCTTCTTCCTTGGAAAGAACGTGGGAAATATCTAGCGGGATGTGAAGTATATGATGATTCAGTTGCACCTATAGGCTGGGTGAAATGGACGATTCCAAGTTATAAATATATTGTTACTAAATGTTCGGAAGAGATCTATGGAGAAATATTTGGAGAAATGATACATAGTTATTTACCATCTAATAATTATCAACTTGTTGGCGCTGTGCATGAATTTTATTCACCTTTAATAAAGGATGGTTTTTATTTATATTTTCCTATCGAAAAATTATAG
- a CDS encoding DUF6064 family protein: MNAQVFWDVISNYNQQTKIAQIILFVFVILAIVLSYAQKVKWSAKFALGISNLFLGIVFFGNYGTEPIQRFFALPQYLFCGVLFLYECYHNKDDVLEKPDLWQLILLFLYIFYPLFSVMLGHSFPQMVTHIMPCPVVSLSIAVYSGYRRKNKLLLTILTLWGLTGIKSVIFSAYEDIILLICGLYGVILLVNTRKKCKYNNAR, encoded by the coding sequence GTGAATGCACAGGTATTTTGGGATGTTATTAGTAATTATAACCAGCAGACAAAGATAGCTCAAATCATCTTGTTTGTATTTGTAATTCTAGCAATAGTGCTATCTTATGCGCAAAAGGTGAAATGGTCTGCTAAGTTCGCATTGGGGATCTCAAATCTATTTCTAGGCATAGTATTTTTTGGGAATTATGGGACGGAGCCCATCCAAAGATTTTTTGCACTACCGCAATATCTGTTTTGTGGTGTTTTGTTTTTATATGAATGTTATCACAATAAAGATGATGTACTTGAAAAGCCAGACCTTTGGCAACTCATATTGCTGTTTCTTTACATTTTTTATCCTTTGTTTTCCGTCATGTTGGGGCACAGTTTTCCGCAAATGGTAACACATATCATGCCATGCCCCGTAGTTAGTTTGAGTATAGCTGTATATTCGGGATACAGGAGAAAAAACAAATTGCTCCTTACCATATTAACTCTTTGGGGGCTAACCGGGATAAAATCCGTAATATTTAGTGCCTATGAGGATATTATTCTTTTAATCTGCGGTTTATATGGCGTCATATTATTGGTGAACACAAGGAAGAAGTGCAAATATAATAATGCACGTTGA
- a CDS encoding GNAT family N-acetyltransferase: MQISYVNSANDDFVKLCTLLDDSLNETSGGINREYYKQFNSVMQIHDIFLAYDDEVPIGCASFKYFEDGIAEVKRVYVKPEYRGQGISKLLMKQLEEKAKELGYLKLILETGAKFQAAIGLYKSIGFQVIDNYGQYKDIKESICMEKYIVNNY; encoded by the coding sequence ATGCAGATATCATATGTAAATAGTGCGAATGATGATTTTGTAAAACTATGTACTCTTTTAGATGATTCTTTGAATGAAACTTCAGGTGGGATAAATAGAGAATATTATAAGCAATTTAATTCTGTTATGCAGATACATGATATATTCTTAGCATATGATGATGAGGTACCAATCGGGTGTGCTAGCTTTAAATATTTTGAAGATGGTATTGCAGAAGTGAAACGAGTTTATGTTAAGCCAGAGTATCGTGGTCAGGGAATATCAAAGCTCCTAATGAAGCAACTCGAGGAAAAGGCCAAGGAGTTGGGGTATTTAAAGCTAATATTAGAGACAGGTGCTAAGTTTCAAGCTGCAATCGGGCTATATAAAAGTATAGGTTTTCAAGTGATAGATAATTATGGACAATATAAGGATATCAAAGAATCTATCTGTATGGAAAAGTATATAGTTAATAACTATTAG
- a CDS encoding DUF3298 and DUF4163 domain-containing protein: MQVVNAVLSDKIYYDDEIVLTYKINYPQFFSNKCQRNLSTLNAFYKENAEIFEQYCRDTLFTEAVDQYHELKKNDYPFHPYEAIVDYKTTYLSCQFISLYFDKYIYTGGAHGNTIRHSDTWNLSTGKTMHISEYFPMNENYKNDILTFIIDEITNQLKNPESKGKYFDTYQQDVHNTWNEDNFYLTPAGIVVYFQQYDIAPYSSGIIEFLIPFKS, translated from the coding sequence ATGCAAGTAGTAAATGCAGTACTTTCTGATAAAATCTATTATGATGATGAAATCGTATTGACTTATAAAATTAATTATCCACAGTTTTTCTCTAATAAATGTCAAAGAAATTTAAGTACGCTAAATGCTTTTTATAAAGAAAATGCTGAAATTTTTGAACAATATTGTAGAGATACTTTATTTACAGAAGCAGTTGATCAATATCATGAGTTGAAAAAAAATGATTATCCATTTCACCCATATGAGGCAATAGTCGATTACAAAACAACTTACCTATCCTGCCAATTCATAAGTTTATATTTTGATAAATACATATATACTGGTGGGGCTCATGGAAATACGATTCGTCATTCGGATACTTGGAATTTAAGTACGGGAAAAACAATGCATATAAGCGAGTATTTCCCTATGAATGAAAATTATAAAAATGATATTCTTACCTTTATTATTGATGAGATTACCAATCAATTAAAAAATCCAGAATCCAAGGGAAAATATTTTGATACTTATCAACAAGATGTACATAACACTTGGAATGAAGATAATTTTTATCTTACTCCAGCTGGAATTGTAGTTTACTTTCAACAATATGATATTGCGCCTTATTCCAGTGGAATTATTGAATTTTTAATACCATTTAAGAGTTAA
- a CDS encoding signal peptidase II: MKNYKKFIFPISILIMIDQVVKIFIKKYLFDIQVVFIEGIIGFYPKINRKQSWAGNYISIFENPIVVNILIIFCIFIIMTGYQFYRSKCKKESLPARLIFIFAMAGCLCSIIDKIFWGGSLDFLVIPGLFIFDLKDCYLTVAEILFVYMGIKYNKQINVKEYVKFIYSSIRKQQKDAI; the protein is encoded by the coding sequence ATGAAGAATTATAAAAAATTTATATTTCCCATAAGTATTTTAATAATGATAGATCAAGTGGTAAAAATCTTTATAAAGAAATATTTATTCGATATTCAAGTAGTTTTTATTGAGGGGATAATAGGTTTTTATCCAAAGATTAATAGAAAACAATCTTGGGCTGGTAATTATATATCTATTTTTGAAAATCCAATTGTAGTGAATATTTTAATAATCTTTTGTATTTTTATTATAATGACAGGTTATCAATTTTATCGAAGTAAATGTAAAAAAGAGAGTTTACCTGCTAGGTTAATTTTTATTTTCGCTATGGCAGGTTGTCTTTGTAGTATCATTGATAAAATATTCTGGGGTGGAAGCTTAGATTTTCTAGTAATTCCAGGATTATTTATCTTTGATTTAAAAGATTGCTATCTGACTGTTGCTGAAATCTTATTTGTATATATGGGGATAAAATACAATAAACAAATTAATGTAAAAGAGTATGTGAAATTTATTTACTCATCTATTAGAAAACAGCAAAAGGATGCAATTTAA
- a CDS encoding lactate utilization protein encodes MTEKIERTLRNLQQNNMNGYYVKDKEELIKQLEELILDNNTVGCGDSVTLEQLEVFNYLRNRDIEFYDKHKSGLSSDEKREIYIKNFSADVFITGTNAITENGEIINIDGNGSRVAPMIYGPKKVVIVVGSNKITPNSTEGMLRVRQVAAPMDAKRLGKVTPCVKTGKCYDCKSKDRICNDFVVIARQFDSKRIHVIIVEGEYGY; translated from the coding sequence ATGACAGAGAAAATCGAAAGAACATTACGCAATTTACAGCAAAATAATATGAATGGATATTATGTAAAAGATAAAGAAGAGCTTATAAAGCAGCTTGAAGAGTTGATACTAGATAATAATACAGTAGGGTGTGGAGATTCGGTTACTTTAGAACAACTGGAAGTTTTTAATTACCTACGTAATAGAGATATTGAATTTTATGATAAACATAAAAGTGGATTATCCAGTGATGAAAAGAGAGAAATCTATATTAAAAATTTTTCAGCTGATGTTTTTATAACTGGAACCAATGCAATCACGGAAAATGGTGAAATTATAAATATTGATGGGAATGGAAGTCGTGTAGCACCAATGATTTATGGTCCAAAAAAAGTTGTGATTGTTGTAGGTAGTAATAAAATTACTCCGAATTCTACAGAAGGAATGCTTAGGGTGAGGCAGGTTGCAGCACCAATGGATGCAAAGAGACTAGGAAAAGTTACTCCTTGTGTGAAGACTGGAAAGTGCTATGATTGTAAGAGTAAGGATAGAATCTGTAATGATTTTGTAGTCATAGCAAGGCAATTTGATTCAAAACGAATTCATGTAATTATAGTAGAAGGTGAATACGGATATTAA